The following DNA comes from Triticum aestivum cultivar Chinese Spring chromosome 3D, IWGSC CS RefSeq v2.1, whole genome shotgun sequence.
ACGGCCAGCGAAGCCAAAGCGTTGTGAAGCCTCTTAGGTGGCTCAGTTATACTGTTTTGTAATGGGGATTTATCTGAATTATCAAAGTAGTATTAATATTTTCCACATAACTAACATGGAGGATTTTAGTAGGTTCTCCATctctatgagtagcaagtacaactaatttttttggtgttcgtattccatatccataactaaagatataaaacaacttaaaacagaaaataaaacttaGAGATAAAGCCAACAAGCGCACACAGGAATATTCACTCCATaatattgctccccggcaacagcgtcagaaaaaggtcttgatattTCATAAGTAtagggatcgtttgtagcctttatCGATAAGTAGGACTGTCAAACACAACGAAGAGttaaaggtagaattaatattctCTCAATTTCTATTAACCACCGATACAACCTTACGCACACcaacatttgctttacctaaaacaagtataaaactaattttcaagaataaaactagaagtactttgcgagaTAATAAAAGTTAATTAGTTTAGTAGAGAGTTTTTATAGAACGATGAGAAAGATTATCCATAGCAATTGAATATAACATGATAGATACTTCTCATATGCAATGAGGGAGAAGCGTAAGCTAACACACtttccatacttggatcatatgcacttatgattggacctctagcaagtatcgcaactactaaagatcattaaggtaaaacccaaccatagtattaagtGTAAAGTCCCCTTTAATCTCATACGCAACAATTCTCTTAATCAGATTTAGGCTGCAGTCACCcccgcaacccaccataagcgaatcaggaacatattgcaacaccctacaacagtaATCccacacggaaggcaccataggacaacaccatatcAACATACAACTCGTATCAATCACACCATACCATAAATAACCGtaggacaaaagaaatctactcaaacatcataggatggctacacatcattggataataatatatagtataaagcaccatgttcaagtagaaatTACAGCGGAAAAAGTGAGGTTACACCGCTGTAAGGAGAGGGAGAGAATTCGTGGTGACGGCGACGAAGTTGTTGGTGTGGCGCCGTCATGATGGTTCCCTCGACGGCGCTCCGGCGCccccgggagagagggggagagaaccccctccttcttcttccttggcctcccccctagatgggagcagggtttcccctctggcccatggccgccatggctcccgaagggcaggagcccctccaagattggagatctctctctatctctgttTCGCGTCTCTGTTTCTAGAcgaaaaccgtttcttaaatatccgaagatccgtaactctaatcgggctgaaattttaacacgattgcCCCACGATATAAacttccttgcggccgaagaagagctccAACCAACTTACGAGGTGTTCAGAAAGACATCCTGCCATGCCCTGGTGCGCCTTGTTGTCTTGTGGAGGCCGTGGGCCTCTGTATGCGTTGATTCATGTGCTAAAAATTCCTgtatatttcaaaaaaaaactccataaagttttatcgcatttggactttgtttgatatgatatttttgcaaaatacaaaaatatgcaaaaaaacagaaactagcaatGGATCAATATGTTACTCTCAAAAATAATATTGACataatggcatgaaacaatcaaaagttatagatatgaCGCAGACACAAACGTAACCAGTAGCTAAGTCTTCTATAATCTTCTTTGTAGTTATTTTAGAACTTGCTCCTAGATCTGTTTTAGTTTGCTCTTCTTTTTGGTACAGATCACAACACGATTTTGACAGACTTTCAAAAGCGTACATAAACCTACAGCCGACAAGAAACGACCAGCAAATCGATATCCAATCCACACACACGCTAAACTAGTGCAACGTTGTGCATTACGCAAACAAGATTTGTATACAAAACATAGAAACGAACGAAAGTCATATAATTCAGAAAAAAAAAAGCGTCATAACAAGCGTCCTCCAATATCAGTTACAACTTCCATCGACCGAGCTACAGGGAATCGACCAGGCCTACTTCAGCTTCAGCAAAACCATAGGAGCTGAAGTGCTTCACCTTGAACTTCCACTCACCCTTTGCAGCGTCAAACGAGATGAACTCCACGCCCTGCTCCTCAGCCTTTTTCACCAGCATCTCCTTGTACTTGTCTACCCTTGGACCCTCCGTGTACGCCTCGCCTGTCTTCCTGTTAACACACTTGATGTTCAAAAGAGTCACCACGGCAGCTTTGTTCAGGCCCTCACCAACCAGGGGCTTTTCGTTATCGTCCTTGTACACAATCACCTCACGGTTATTGAATTCCACGATCGATTCCAGATCAAGGCCCCTTACATCAGTTTCTCCCAAGAATTTGATGCTGCCATAGCCTTGACGTCCAACAACAAAGTCTCTCACCCGACTGCAGTAGCCTGATTCAGCACGTTCTTTGGCGGCAAGCTCCTCTAAACTAGGCTCCGTGAAGTAATCTGCCTGGGATAGCTTAGGTATGAGCTTCTCAACAGAAGAACCATTCGCATGCGCCTCAGGTAATGCCTGGTGGTGGTCATCACGGTAGGTGCCATTTTCCACTGAACCAGACCGAGCCGGTGACACAACAGCCTTGCCGCGCTCCTTCCCAACCAAAGCATCGTTATGTTTGTCAAGATCAGTTGAATCTCTCAGTACTGATTGCCTGTCAGCAGCACTACGTGAGCGCCACTGGTCAGTTGGACGGATTATCAGACTCCTCGGGTTCTCTCTAGGGATAAAAAAGGCATCCGCTTTTGGTGTTGCAGGAGATTCTTCATCATCGGCAAAAAACGGAACCTTTCCATCAGATGTCTGATTATATTTTCGTGGCAGCAGTTTTATCCTTCTCTGCGACAAATGCCTAGGAACCACCATGGATACTGTTCTGCTTGGAAGAGGCTTCTCAGCAACCTGCAGGGCAGCAAAATGCTTTAACCTCAGAAATACAAACTGCTATTAAGTACCCATCGTGCCCATCTCTACTGCCCTTCAATCTACAGAAACTATTGCAAATACTAAAAGATAGTAAAAACTAACCGGCAAACTTGATATGCCATACTGGATAGAGGGTGCGGATCCACCATTCCCAATGGACATCTGAGGCATTGCTGGAAGTGTCCCGAAGGGATTTGAAACAAGAGTCGGCTGCATAACCATATTGGACTGGCTGGTGGTTCTGCATCAAATATGCAACAGGTCATTAAAATTTACAAGTCCAAAGAAAAACTATTTGCTTAAGTTCAAAAAGTATATTCTAAGTGGGGATGAAGCAATAACAGATGTTGCCTAATACTCGTTTATGAGGTTAAATTTATGAACCAAGTCAAAACAACGTGTTTCCACTGTGGAGACAAACAAACACAcaatagttcaaacttcaaagtTATCAGATAAAAGCTGAAAGAACCATCGAGTAGATTCTTCTATCTACAAACTACACGACCAATCTCCAGATTAATATCAGCATTATCATTTACCATCACCTTACCAGTAGTTCATTCAAATCACTAAAGAAAAAAGAAGTAAAGAATAAATGTACTTCTGACGAAGTAAATGGAAAGAGTCATACTGCTGTCCAAATGGAGCCAGATTCATCGTGTTGGAAAAACCAGTGAATCCACCTGTAGAAGCTTCAGTATCCATGCAGGCATGCATACGCAGAAAAAAAGTTAAAAACAAAATCATTAATGAAACATAAGCACTGAGAGCATGCTCAGTTGGCAGTCAAAAATTGACTAGCCCATATTTGTTAACTCCAGAACTTGTCAAAAAATTTCCAAGTTCTGATAGGCAGGCAAGATACCCTTTTTTTTGGCTTGCCTGCATATTGGCTGACAACTTTTGGCACCAAGCCAAGCAGCCTCTAAATGGTAAGGAGACAGAAACACTAACCTGGTTGGGTTTGAGGTTGGAATGAGAATAAGCTTGGAGTCTGCTGAACAGGAGCAGATTGTTGAAATGTTGACTAAAAATACAAGGAGTGAGGATCAACATGTTATTCGTGCGAAAACAATGTTGAGGATTACATGACAGGAATAATAATATGATAAGTACAGGCCCAAATATGATAATTGCACAGGAATAGGATGCTTACTGTTAGAAAAGGTGAAGATGTGTTGCCAAACAGCCCTCCGGTCATTCCAGGGTTCGGTGTGTTGAATATACCAGTGGAGAAAACTGGGGTGCTTGATTGCTGGCTAAACGACTGGCTAAATGGCGCTATTGCAGGGGAAGACTGAAACAGCCCAGCTGATTGAGTATTATTACTAATGGATAAGCTATTATTGAAAAGATTTGGGGTTGTCGATGGCGTGCTGAATAATGAAGGAGTAGTATTCGCAAATAGAGATGGTGAGGTATTTGCTGAAAATGCAGAGCTGCTTGTTTGTCCAAATGGGGTAACTGTGGGCGACGAAAATGGGTTCGGAGTGGCACCAAAACCACCTGTAGAGGGCTTAGCAAATGGATTTGCCGGCGGATTTGTTTGAAAACTTGGCGACGGAGTTGGAAAGCTGTTCGCCACTGGAGTTACAGAAGAGTTTGGTCCACCTTTGTCTCCACGCTGGTAATCCTCCCACCTCAACTCTTCATGACTCTTCTCTTTGTATGCAGGCATGGCTGATATGGAATTAAGTTTTGCAGCAGGCTGAGTACCACTTGTAGCACTGTCAGGATCTGGTGTCTGCACATAAGGCTGTACTCTGGTTCCTCCAGATTGATTTCCAAATGAAGCTTGCCCAAATGCTGGTGCTGCTGTCTGCGAGCCAAATGGAGAAGTTTGTGCCCCAAAAGGCGAAGGAGTTGTTCCGAACGGAGTGCTTCCGGCTGCAGATGCTGTTTGTCCAAAGGATGGGGAAGAACCAAAACTAAAAGCATTTGCTGGCGTGCTTGAAGCTCCAAAAGCTGGAGCACTGCTCGCACCAAATGTTGTGGTTCCTGAGGATCCAAAACCAGGAGTCGTGGTTGAACCGAAGGGTGTGGAGCCAAATGCTGGTGTGCTGGAAGCCCCAAATAGGGATGTTGATGTTGAGCCAAACGCTGGGGTGGTCGTGGCACCAAAGGATGGCGTCGTCGTGGTGCCAAAGGCCGGTGTAGTTGTGGCGCCGAAAGTGCTGTTGCCAAATGTTGGCTGTGTTTGCTGAAATGTGCTACCGAAAGGACTAGACTGGCTAGGAGATGATCCAAAACCACCAAAACTTGGCTTTTGTCCAAACAAAGATCCTGCAAAATTTATAGAGTAGAGGGCATTACATCACACACcaaaaaattgtactccctccgttctgaattacttgtcttagatttgtctagatacggatgtatctagcactaaaatgaatctaggtacggatgtatctagataaatccaagacaagtaattcggaacggagggagtaggtctaAAGATAAAATTATAAGAACAAAAACTGTTTTAGTGGAACAAATGTGAAATGCGACATTAAACTTAAACATTACATGAAAATATGAATACATGCTGCCAAAACAAATATAACTACCAAATGACTTCTGCTGTATCTCATATAAAgcatgtttgaataaaatactcaCAACTAGTGTCGTTTACGAACCCCTAAAAAGAACTAGTGTCGTGCACGTGGTCGCTGCGGGTAATGTATCGATGTTAATACTACCTATTAAAGTATGAAGTATAATACAGAAGACATCATATAGACATGTATAGTGTTCCAAATGCATGTATTTAATACTGGCAAACTGTGTGAAAGGCAATCTTGTAATGTGGTTCATACAAATATGCTTATGGAAATGTATGTGTTTTAGAGAATTAGGGAACTCCATTTTTCGAACAACTTTGTTCCCGCTTTAGTTCATGCACCTATGCCTGCATGCACGTTAACTGCTACAGGTTTTTTGCTTATGATGCTTGCCCTTGCTATCAACAAAAATAAAAGTTATTAGATTTGTGTAGTCCTTCAAATCATACAAATCTATCTTTCTGTAGATGATGCTTTCATGAAATTATACTCTCTTTATTCACATCATTCACGAAACTATACAGTTAGGCCCCGTTTGATAGCTCAGTTTTTTCTACGTATTATGAGAATACTATACAGTTTATTAAATACCATGGCTTTAATTACTGTGAGCTGTTTGGCAACCCCAACAAACTGTCGTATTGTCAAAACTGTGGTATTTTCTCTGCATTAAAAAAAGAACCCTTGACTTCTATTTCAAAAACATAGCACGCAAAGAAAACGAGACTGTTCGTTATCGCCTTCCTCGCTCCcaagctgtcgccgccgccctgaAGATCGTCGGCCATGGCACAAGCCAAGAGAAGGCAATGGAAAGAAAAATGGTGTCCTTCCTACCCTACTTGCACTCCTCCTCTCCACGTAGGCGCTGTGCATCAGGTCAGCCCCCTGGCCACCTCATGCCATGGTCGCACATGCTGCTGGCTGCAACGCTAACTCCCAACAGACTGCTGGATGAGCCTGTGCACGCCGTTGTGTGCGATCATAGCCACACCATACGTGTGTCGCACTGCCATGTCGCGGCCTTGCTCGCCGCGCATGTGCTGCTCCTGACAGCTCATGCTCGCCGCTGTCGGACAAGCCGCAGCCAGGCCAGAGCGACGCCGTCCGCTTCCAAGCCGCGCCgctctgctgccgccgccgctgatgCATAGCATGCGGCCGGGTCTGTTTATGCATGGCTGTTCAGTTTGCAACCACTGGCCAGCAAATATCGTGCATGTTTGCAACTGCTATGAACCGGCTAGCTTGCTAATTTACATCGTTGTAAACATGCACCAGCCACACACTGTCACAGTATTCCCAATACTACAAAATACTTTGATATGTCAAAACTATGGTATCTGGTACCTATAGACTAAAATACTGCAGTTTTTCAATACTATAGTTATATATGAACTTCAATCCTTTTAAGCTGAAAAGTATCTACTCGAAGCATTACATTAATTAGATTTTTATAAATATAAGAACGGTTGTGATGTTTAGAAGGATTGTTGTGTACTTCCGTATGGACCATCTCTCGGTACAAAATGGTTTGACTCCCTTTTTAAGCAAGTAGATTAAATCTAGAGGTTTTAATATGTATTAAATGTGCATGCAAATGTGTCCACAATCGGGCAGTTAGGGATGGTTTATATGAATGGCTTATAATTGGTTTGCCTTCATGAGTCAGGACTATAGAAAGGGGTGCTTGGCTGCTTGcaccatagtactccctccgttcctaaatataagtctttttagagattacactatggactacatacagatgtatatagacatattttagagtgtagattcactcattttgctccgtatgtagtcccttattggaatctctaaggagtatttaggaacggagggagtataacgcTAACGCCGATCTGCTTCTAATTACCGTTTTAAAATGACATGGTTAATTACGAATAGGCGTTAGGAGCCAGTTTCAGAACAGAGAGATGTGCATGCAGAGTTGCAGACGTGTGCACAAGTGGGCCGTTAGGCATGGCACTTGATACAAATGGCTTATAATTGCTTTGCCTTCACGATTCAGGACTGCATAGGAAGGGA
Coding sequences within:
- the LOC123078034 gene encoding nuclear pore complex protein NUP98A isoform X1 — protein: MFGSTNPFGQSSASAFGQTSSNHFGAQSGFGQTTTTTNNPFGSPTTAFGAQTGTTSPFGATSSTAGAFGQPSAPAFGATSTPAFGAAPTGGFGQPSTPAFGTPSSSPFGSSTPAFGASPAPAFGAGATSSGFGSGSLFGQKPSFGGFGSSPSQSSPFGSTFQQTQPTFGNSTFGATTTPAFGTTTTPSFGATTTPAFGSTSTSLFGASSTPAFGSTPFGSTTTPGFGSSGTTTFGASSAPAFGASSTPANAFSFGSSPSFGQTASAAGSTPFGTTPSPFGAQTSPFGSQTAAPAFGQASFGNQSGGTRVQPYVQTPDPDSATSGTQPAAKLNSISAMPAYKEKSHEELRWEDYQRGDKGGPNSSVTPVANSFPTPSPSFQTNPPANPFAKPSTGGFGATPNPFSSPTVTPFGQTSSSAFSANTSPSLFANTTPSLFSTPSTTPNLFNNSLSISNNTQSAGLFQSSPAIAPFSQSFSQQSSTPVFSTGIFNTPNPGMTGGLFGNTSSPFLTSTFQQSAPVQQTPSLFSFQPQTQPASTGGFTGFSNTMNLAPFGQQTTSQSNMVMQPTLVSNPFGTLPAMPQMSIGNGGSAPSIQYGISSLPVAEKPLPSRTVSMVVPRHLSQRRIKLLPRKYNQTSDGKVPFFADDEESPATPKADAFFIPRENPRSLIIRPTDQWRSRSAADRQSVLRDSTDLDKHNDALVGKERGKAVVSPARSGSVENGTYRDDHHQALPEAHANGSSVEKLIPKLSQADYFTEPSLEELAAKERAESGYCSRVRDFVVGRQGYGSIKFLGETDVRGLDLESIVEFNNREVIVYKDDNEKPLVGEGLNKAAVVTLLNIKCVNRKTGEAYTEGPRVDKYKEMLVKKAEEQGVEFISFDAAKGEWKFKVKHFSSYGFAEAEVGLVDSL
- the LOC123078034 gene encoding nuclear pore complex protein NUP98A isoform X2; this translates as MFGSTNPFGQSSASAFGQTSSNHFGAQSGFGQTTTTTNNPFGSPTTAFGAQTGTTSPFGATSSTAGAFGQPSAPAFGATSTPAFGAAPTGGFGQPSTPAFGTPSSSPFGSSTPAFGASPAPAFGAGATSSGFGSGSLFGQKPSFGGFGSSPSQSSPFGSTFQQTQPTFGNSTFGATTTPAFGTTTTPSFGATTTPAFGSTSTSLFGASSTPAFGSTPFGSTTTPGFGSSGTTTFGASSAPAFGASSTPANAFSFGSSPSFGQTASAAGSTPFGTTPSPFGAQTSPFGSQTAAPAFGQASFGNQSGGTRVQPYVQTPDPDSATSGTQPAAKLNSISAMPAYKEKSHEELRWEDYQRGDKGGPNSSVTPVANSFPTPSPSFQTNPPANPFAKPSTGGFGATPNPFSSPTVTPFGQTSSSAFSANTSPSLFANTTPSLFSTPSTTPNLFNNSLSISNNTQSAGLFQSSPAIAPFSQSFSQQSSTPVFSTGIFNTPNPGMTGGLFGNTSSPFLTSTFQQSAPVQQTPSLFSFQPQTQPGGFTGFSNTMNLAPFGQQTTSQSNMVMQPTLVSNPFGTLPAMPQMSIGNGGSAPSIQYGISSLPVAEKPLPSRTVSMVVPRHLSQRRIKLLPRKYNQTSDGKVPFFADDEESPATPKADAFFIPRENPRSLIIRPTDQWRSRSAADRQSVLRDSTDLDKHNDALVGKERGKAVVSPARSGSVENGTYRDDHHQALPEAHANGSSVEKLIPKLSQADYFTEPSLEELAAKERAESGYCSRVRDFVVGRQGYGSIKFLGETDVRGLDLESIVEFNNREVIVYKDDNEKPLVGEGLNKAAVVTLLNIKCVNRKTGEAYTEGPRVDKYKEMLVKKAEEQGVEFISFDAAKGEWKFKVKHFSSYGFAEAEVGLVDSL